In Streptomyces sp. NBC_01707, a genomic segment contains:
- a CDS encoding cytochrome P450 translates to MDSETLLARITDYESRPDPYPLYAELREAGPVVRQADGSYLIGTYHEIAALLHDPRISADPRIRTAPSPYPSDETAKPPFLRLDDPEHHRLRTLAMRPFGPPHSPGRIDAMRGEITRITGELIEELRDRKQIDIVDDFAYPLPITVICRLLGVPREDESLFQAWTDAIVATADIGPEEDTTERDRTGRQARQEMGLYLVDLAEQRRDRPTDDMLSAFVNEPDPALRLSREELAETTVLLFIAGHETTVNLIANGVLTLLRQPAQLDHLRREPDLLPRAVEELLRYEPPVHMRERVPHADIDIAGTTIPRGTSVVLALASGNRDPRRFHNPDRFDPTRPDNQHFGFGSGIHLCYGAPLARLEAEAALGALLPHLATASLAQDPPPYRQNAMLRGPRHLPVRL, encoded by the coding sequence ATGGACTCCGAGACCTTGCTGGCACGGATCACCGACTACGAGAGCCGCCCCGACCCCTACCCGCTGTACGCGGAACTCCGCGAGGCCGGTCCCGTGGTGCGGCAGGCGGACGGCAGCTATCTGATCGGCACCTACCACGAGATCGCCGCTCTGCTCCACGACCCTCGGATCAGCGCCGATCCACGCATCCGCACGGCTCCGTCCCCGTACCCCTCCGATGAGACGGCGAAGCCGCCGTTCCTGCGGCTCGACGACCCCGAGCACCACAGGCTGCGCACCCTGGCGATGCGCCCGTTCGGCCCACCCCACAGCCCCGGCCGGATCGACGCCATGCGCGGCGAGATCACCCGCATCACCGGGGAACTGATCGAGGAGCTCCGGGACCGCAAGCAGATCGACATCGTCGACGACTTCGCCTACCCCCTGCCCATCACAGTCATCTGCCGGCTGCTCGGCGTCCCGCGCGAGGACGAGTCACTGTTCCAGGCCTGGACCGACGCGATCGTCGCGACCGCCGACATCGGGCCCGAGGAAGACACCACGGAGCGGGACCGGACGGGCCGCCAGGCCCGGCAGGAGATGGGCCTGTACCTGGTCGATCTCGCTGAACAGCGCCGCGACCGGCCCACCGACGACATGCTCTCCGCCTTCGTCAACGAGCCGGATCCGGCCCTGCGGCTCAGCCGGGAGGAACTCGCGGAGACCACTGTGCTGTTGTTCATCGCGGGGCACGAGACCACCGTCAATCTGATCGCCAACGGAGTCCTCACGCTGCTGCGCCAGCCCGCGCAACTGGACCACCTTCGTCGCGAGCCCGACCTGCTGCCGCGGGCCGTCGAGGAACTACTGCGCTACGAACCCCCGGTCCACATGCGCGAGAGGGTCCCCCACGCCGACATCGACATCGCCGGCACGACGATCCCCCGAGGAACGTCCGTCGTGCTGGCGCTGGCCTCAGGCAACCGCGACCCGAGGAGGTTCCACAACCCCGATCGGTTCGATCCCACCCGGCCGGACAACCAGCACTTCGGCTTCGGCAGCGGCATCCACCTGTGCTACGGCGCACCCCTCGCCCGCCTCGAGGCCGAGGCCGCGCTCGGCGCGCTGCTCCCCCACCTGGCCACGGCAAGCCTGGCCCAGGACCCACCCCCGTACCGGCAGAACGCCATGCTTCGCGGCCCGCGCCACCTGCCCGTCCGCCTATGA
- a CDS encoding PP2C family protein-serine/threonine phosphatase has protein sequence MSHADGGGAGRNKVLPRWRRRPGSDRTWVWWLPLWLIAVDLVVDLALVQNREPLSFLLVGAPPLAAATRTPRHTAAIAVACLGMEMWLASRRPGHFDEQHHLALYVATVLIGIASVALSRQRIRTDANLVHARSVAEAMQMTLLRPFPEQLGPVRSAGFYQAGEGGTLVGGDFYELCETPFGVRVILGDVRGKGLDAVQTVATVLGSFRVSAYEWTDLNRLAERLELSIARNSGCPAGDEELFVTALLLEFPPDGRSVRIVDRGHPSPLVLTTHGTQRLRTAPGLPLGLGELGPVSAEVTTHPLRTGEVLLLYTDGVSEARNAGGEFYPVIDRLADHFGDGHRAPDPEALVSFIKADTEKWSAGADDDRAVIALTLA, from the coding sequence ATGTCACATGCGGACGGAGGGGGTGCGGGAAGGAACAAAGTGCTGCCGCGATGGCGTCGTCGGCCTGGCAGCGACAGGACGTGGGTCTGGTGGCTTCCCCTGTGGCTGATCGCCGTGGACCTGGTGGTGGACCTGGCACTGGTCCAGAACCGCGAACCGCTGAGCTTTCTGCTGGTCGGAGCCCCACCGCTGGCGGCAGCCACCCGAACCCCGCGGCACACCGCCGCGATTGCCGTCGCATGCCTGGGGATGGAGATGTGGCTGGCGTCCCGGCGCCCGGGGCACTTCGATGAACAACACCACCTGGCCCTCTACGTCGCCACAGTGCTGATCGGTATCGCCAGCGTCGCACTGTCCCGGCAGCGGATCCGCACCGACGCCAATCTGGTCCACGCACGCTCTGTTGCCGAGGCGATGCAGATGACGCTGCTGCGCCCGTTCCCGGAACAGCTCGGTCCGGTGCGGTCAGCGGGCTTCTACCAGGCGGGCGAGGGCGGCACCCTGGTCGGTGGTGACTTCTACGAACTGTGCGAGACCCCGTTCGGCGTCCGCGTCATCCTCGGGGACGTACGAGGGAAGGGGCTCGATGCGGTTCAGACGGTCGCCACCGTCCTGGGGAGCTTCCGGGTATCCGCGTACGAGTGGACGGACCTGAACCGTCTCGCGGAGCGCCTGGAGCTCAGCATCGCCCGCAATTCCGGCTGCCCGGCCGGCGACGAGGAGCTGTTCGTCACGGCCCTCCTTCTGGAGTTCCCACCTGATGGACGCTCGGTGAGGATCGTCGACCGCGGGCATCCGTCACCGCTCGTGCTCACGACGCACGGCACGCAACGGCTTCGTACCGCCCCCGGCCTGCCTCTGGGCCTGGGCGAACTGGGGCCCGTGAGTGCCGAGGTCACCACCCATCCGCTGCGGACCGGGGAAGTGCTCCTGCTGTACACGGACGGCGTGAGCGAGGCCCGGAACGCGGGAGGCGAGTTCTATCCGGTGATCGACCGGCTGGCAGACCACTTCGGCGACGGTCACAGGGCTCCGGATCCCGAGGCTCTCGTGTCCTTCATCAAGGCCGACACGGAGAAGTGGTCGGCCGGAGCGGACGACGACCGGGCCGTGATCGCCCTCACGCTCGCGTAG
- a CDS encoding DUF6083 domain-containing protein — translation MGDTENTAERPDRPDYALQAALEGATAPPPPAPPDCPHCALPQDRYPTLHEGHWVLLEPRIVVPAHTAPPRRRWIITPDGNAMNLWDAEPAPGTRCRIAHRMACPYVEPEDPWPWTTMLRRENERRAQRLFNLPDDRYLSGTG, via the coding sequence ATGGGGGACACCGAGAACACCGCGGAACGCCCGGACCGACCCGACTACGCGCTGCAGGCCGCCCTCGAGGGCGCGACCGCCCCGCCACCCCCCGCACCGCCGGACTGCCCGCACTGCGCACTGCCCCAAGACCGCTACCCCACCCTGCATGAGGGGCATTGGGTCCTCCTCGAACCCCGAATCGTCGTCCCCGCCCACACCGCGCCCCCGCGCCGACGCTGGATCATCACCCCGGACGGGAACGCGATGAACCTGTGGGACGCCGAGCCCGCTCCCGGCACCCGATGCCGCATCGCGCACCGCATGGCCTGCCCCTACGTCGAACCGGAGGACCCCTGGCCCTGGACCACCATGCTGCGGCGGGAGAACGAACGGCGGGCGCAGCGCCTGTTCAACCTGCCCGACGACCGGTACCTCTCCGGCACGGGCTGA
- a CDS encoding PPOX class F420-dependent oxidoreductase, translated as MPVPLGEEVVALLRRPSTCYIATTMPDGSPQLTQTWVDTDGEHVLINSVESHQKTRNITRDPRVAVAIADPSEPASYIQIRGRVVRVTTEGAVDHIEALAQKYLGGPYPWFGGRDQVRVIYVIQPERISNPRG; from the coding sequence GTGCCCGTACCTCTCGGCGAGGAAGTGGTGGCGTTGCTGCGCCGCCCCAGCACCTGCTACATCGCTACGACGATGCCCGACGGCTCTCCCCAGCTCACCCAGACATGGGTCGACACCGACGGCGAGCACGTCCTGATCAACAGCGTCGAGTCGCATCAGAAGACCCGAAACATCACACGCGACCCACGGGTTGCCGTCGCAATCGCCGACCCCTCGGAACCGGCCTCCTACATCCAGATCCGCGGCCGCGTGGTGCGCGTGACCACCGAGGGGGCGGTCGACCACATCGAGGCGCTCGCGCAGAAGTATCTCGGCGGGCCCTACCCCTGGTTCGGCGGCCGCGACCAGGTCCGGGTGATCTATGTGATCCAACCCGAACGGATCAGCAACCCCCGCGGCTGA